In Pantoea agglomerans, the genomic stretch TCGGTGCCTCTCCTTAAGCGATGCGCTGACGCAGCGCGAGTTGAACATTGGCGATCAGCATCAGCACCACCACACAGGTGGACAGCGTTACGCCGGACGGCACGACAGCGTAGGCGTCGCGGCTGTGAACGAAGGCGTTGACGATGGCCAGCACAACCGCCAGCAGCGTCAGCCAGAAATGGACCTTCTCCGCGCGGCTGCTGCCGCGGAACAGATCAATCAGGGCGATAAGACGCGGAATAATGGCGATAACCAGCCCGATGGCGATTAGCCAGCTGGCGGCGTGCGTCCACTCCACGACATAACTGTTAAGGTAAATAATGTCGAAGATCCATGCCGCCACAAAAAAGCCGAGCGGCACAGGTTCCAACAGCGTGTAAAGCGCCACGGCAAAAGCCGATCGTCCCGAGTGTCTGGTCATTCTCATCTCCATATCATTGAGCGTTACAGCACATAAAACGCGCTGCGCCTGTAAAATATTAGTAAACATGAAGAAAAGTGACGGAAAGATTCAGGATGTGATGCGGCGTCCCTGCCGCAAAACCGCGTCAGCCCTTGTCAGCGGGCAGCGTGACCCAGTAGCCGGGCTGGTAAGGCAGGGGTAAAAATTTCTCATGGAATTCGCGGAAGGTGGCATCCGGATCGAGATCGGCAAAGAGATCGGGATGCAGCCACTTCGCCAGCACCTGGATGGCGACAAACTGATAAGGACTGTCGTAGAACTGATGCCAGATGGCGTGCGCGTGGCCGTTGTGCGCCACCGGAAGGGTTTTAAAGGCGTCGCGCATCATCAGCATGTGCAGGCGCTTTTCCGCCTCTTTCGTGTCGGCGCCCGGTCCGACCCCAACCCATTTGCCGACGGTGTTGTAGTTCTTCCAGTTCGCGC encodes the following:
- a CDS encoding DUF2231 domain-containing protein translates to MTRHSGRSAFAVALYTLLEPVPLGFFVAAWIFDIIYLNSYVVEWTHAASWLIAIGLVIAIIPRLIALIDLFRGSSRAEKVHFWLTLLAVVLAIVNAFVHSRDAYAVVPSGVTLSTCVVVLMLIANVQLALRQRIA